One genomic region from Sphingomonas paeninsulae encodes:
- a CDS encoding portal protein, with amino-acid sequence MTKLTDSEILSLLSSGVKAGVRFSDTKLSRERQRVLDYYHGKLPAPSHAGNSKYVSTDVYEAVESMKSTLLETFSASSGIVSFGAHGAEDVELAKQATAYCQHVVFEQNKGTELFSDIIHDGLTARVGVAKVHWDKCVEEIEETFEDQTQDEVAALLEDDEVKLTSLAVDHDDPNLASGTLTRSEDKSQVRITILPPEEFIVDPNIKCIEEATILTHRTEKNRTELLKEGYKKSLVRQLSTSNTLETDRERISRMEPFSSDTFGTGRQALQDATDVFEIMETYAYLDMGDSGNASYWRIVHCGSVILEKEQVDRHPFKTFVPLATPHTFYGNNFAARVIPTQNSKTVLTRSILDHAVVANNPRYGIVKGALTNPRELLDNRIGGLVNVTRPDGIFALPQAPLNPFVFQTIAMLDDHKEQVTGVSKLSQGLNKDAVSSQNSEGLVEQLVSAAMQRQKTCARSFAVQFLGPLFLEVYRLVIENEAKDKIIEINGSFTPCTPSAWRRQRSVTIDLRLGYGEKDRLATEYIQIGQVLAADPAIAHLYGPEQRYNLYKKVLETKGHKNVSEFLADPKQVQPPGMDPMVKAELDIKVQEVAINERKQSTAEKKVSDHAAIEQMNADLKTRITMLEYALKVSAEERKDAEVTNRIEVSQDELELARIAEAKAPQRTQRPTRSYRPTANIRDYNHRLRTRDRATGVGCCQPPSTP; translated from the coding sequence ATGACAAAACTGACCGACAGCGAGATACTCTCTCTGCTGTCTAGCGGTGTGAAGGCTGGCGTCCGCTTCTCCGATACTAAGCTTTCCCGAGAGCGCCAGCGCGTTCTAGATTACTACCACGGCAAGCTACCGGCCCCATCGCACGCAGGTAACTCCAAGTACGTCTCGACTGATGTCTACGAAGCCGTAGAGTCGATGAAATCCACGCTTCTAGAGACGTTCAGCGCCTCCAGCGGCATTGTATCCTTCGGTGCTCACGGTGCTGAGGATGTCGAGCTAGCCAAGCAGGCGACAGCCTATTGCCAGCACGTCGTCTTCGAGCAGAACAAAGGTACCGAACTCTTCTCCGATATCATCCACGACGGCCTCACGGCTCGCGTTGGTGTGGCAAAAGTCCACTGGGACAAATGCGTCGAGGAGATCGAGGAGACCTTTGAGGACCAGACGCAGGATGAGGTCGCTGCTCTCCTAGAGGACGATGAGGTGAAACTCACGTCTCTCGCAGTAGATCATGATGACCCAAACCTAGCCTCAGGGACCCTCACGCGCTCCGAGGATAAATCTCAGGTACGCATTACCATCCTGCCTCCTGAGGAGTTCATCGTTGATCCCAACATCAAGTGCATTGAAGAGGCTACGATCCTCACACACAGGACCGAGAAGAACCGCACGGAGCTACTCAAAGAGGGTTACAAGAAATCCCTCGTCCGCCAACTCAGCACGAGCAACACCCTCGAAACTGACCGTGAGCGTATCTCGCGCATGGAACCATTCTCTAGCGATACGTTCGGTACGGGTCGTCAGGCTCTCCAAGATGCGACTGATGTCTTCGAGATTATGGAGACCTACGCTTACCTCGACATGGGGGACTCAGGCAACGCAAGCTACTGGCGCATCGTCCACTGCGGTAGCGTCATCCTTGAGAAAGAGCAGGTGGATCGCCACCCCTTCAAGACATTCGTTCCGCTCGCTACGCCTCATACATTCTACGGTAACAACTTCGCTGCAAGGGTAATCCCAACGCAGAACTCGAAGACCGTACTGACGCGCTCCATCCTCGACCACGCTGTTGTAGCGAATAACCCTCGCTACGGTATCGTCAAGGGTGCTCTCACGAACCCTCGTGAACTCCTCGACAACCGCATTGGTGGCTTGGTCAACGTAACTCGTCCAGACGGTATCTTCGCGCTACCACAGGCACCTCTGAACCCATTTGTGTTCCAGACGATTGCCATGCTGGACGACCATAAAGAGCAGGTCACAGGGGTCTCTAAGTTATCGCAGGGTCTCAACAAGGACGCTGTATCTTCACAGAACTCTGAGGGTCTTGTGGAACAACTCGTCAGCGCAGCAATGCAGCGTCAGAAGACGTGTGCCCGCTCGTTTGCCGTTCAGTTCCTGGGTCCTCTGTTCCTTGAGGTTTACCGTCTCGTTATCGAGAACGAAGCCAAAGACAAGATCATCGAGATCAATGGTAGCTTCACGCCCTGCACACCGTCTGCGTGGCGTAGGCAGCGTTCGGTCACTATCGACCTTCGCCTAGGGTACGGTGAGAAGGATCGTCTCGCTACCGAGTACATCCAGATCGGACAGGTTCTCGCTGCTGACCCGGCAATCGCGCATCTTTATGGTCCTGAGCAACGGTACAACCTTTACAAGAAGGTACTGGAAACCAAGGGGCATAAGAACGTCTCCGAGTTCCTTGCAGACCCCAAGCAAGTACAGCCTCCCGGTATGGACCCAATGGTCAAGGCCGAACTGGACATCAAGGTCCAAGAGGTCGCTATCAACGAGCGCAAGCAGTCCACCGCAGAGAAGAAGGTCTCCGATCACGCAGCCATCGAACAGATGAACGCCGACCTGAAGACCCGTATTACGATGCTGGAGTATGCCCTCAAGGTCAGTGCGGAAGAACGCAAGGACGCAGAGGTCACCAATCGTATCGAAGTGTCTCAGGACGAGTTGGAGCTTGCTCGCATTGCCGAAGCCAAGGCTCCCCAGAGAACACAAAGGCCAACGCGATCATATCGCCCAACGGCTAACATCAGAGACTACAATCACAGACTTAGAACAAGAGATCGTGCGACGGGGGTTGGCTGCTGCCAGCCTCCTAGCACACCCTGA
- a CDS encoding SU10 major capsid protein, with the protein MTIFTTYDTIGIKEDVSDVISNIAPTKTPFQTMIGSDTAKNRFFQWMEDSLRAVQVNAKVEGFTAADATLTAPQLRTNYTQIMEKTIKVSATEDAVDQYGRAKETAYQLAKAGEELKRDLENAFVGLVQVATAGDSSTTARLTASAGSQVTVATNRFYTGAGTPMGGSTGTAGPLTEAAVLAVGQAAYNLGGDPDTLMVKPADSLVVAGFTGAAGRNRTINDGSKTVTNAVNLYVSPFGEYKVVLNRFQAVKHAWLLDPTMWAKVSLRKWTREPLAKDGDNTKNMLVGEYGLKHKNFAADGLIDNLT; encoded by the coding sequence ATGACTATTTTTACTACTTACGATACGATCGGCATCAAAGAAGACGTTTCGGACGTAATCTCGAACATCGCGCCTACCAAGACTCCTTTCCAGACCATGATCGGGTCGGACACTGCTAAGAACCGTTTCTTTCAGTGGATGGAAGACAGCCTACGCGCTGTGCAGGTCAACGCTAAGGTCGAAGGTTTCACCGCTGCCGACGCCACGCTGACCGCTCCTCAGCTCCGCACGAACTACACGCAGATCATGGAGAAGACCATCAAGGTCTCCGCCACTGAGGATGCTGTAGACCAGTACGGTCGAGCTAAGGAAACTGCTTACCAGCTCGCTAAGGCTGGCGAGGAACTGAAGCGCGACCTTGAGAACGCTTTCGTTGGCTTGGTTCAGGTTGCCACCGCTGGCGATAGCTCGACCACGGCTCGCCTGACGGCCTCTGCCGGATCACAGGTCACCGTTGCAACCAACCGCTTCTACACTGGTGCCGGTACACCTATGGGCGGCTCTACGGGTACTGCGGGTCCTCTGACGGAAGCCGCTGTTCTTGCTGTTGGTCAGGCCGCTTATAACCTTGGTGGTGACCCTGACACACTCATGGTCAAGCCTGCTGATAGTCTTGTGGTCGCTGGTTTCACCGGTGCTGCCGGTCGTAACCGCACGATCAATGACGGTTCCAAGACTGTCACGAATGCTGTGAACCTATACGTCTCGCCATTTGGTGAATATAAGGTGGTCCTCAACCGCTTTCAGGCTGTGAAACACGCATGGCTGTTAGACCCTACGATGTGGGCAAAGGTCTCGCTGCGTAAGTGGACCCGTGAGCCACTGGCTAAAGATGGCGATAACACGAAGAACATGCTCGTCGGTGAATACGGCTTGAAGCATAAGAACTTCGCCGCTGATGGTCTGATCGACAACCTCACGTAA
- a CDS encoding phage adaptor protein → MNYGELKTYLRNLINRTDITDPLVVQFITQSKVRIERRLRLSTMSHLVDFKLDGTTGNWKLPPDYLELIDLYTDGGELERVDTSKYLRTLGSVGIPQVFVQTGAAIRMRPIPSADTSIYLNYYRSLPDLVLDEDQNLWSSAAVDCLIYGAAEVAGDYYEDERLQRYAAKFEATLAELENQQTLEDFSGPMRVQPAYSYPSEDNY, encoded by the coding sequence ATGAACTACGGCGAACTAAAAACCTACCTCCGAAATTTAATTAACCGAACCGATATTACAGACCCCTTGGTCGTCCAGTTCATCACGCAGTCCAAGGTCCGCATCGAGCGTCGATTGCGTCTCTCTACAATGTCTCATCTCGTTGACTTCAAGCTCGATGGGACGACCGGCAACTGGAAGCTACCTCCCGACTACCTAGAGCTTATCGACCTCTATACCGATGGCGGCGAACTAGAACGGGTGGACACCTCCAAGTACCTCAGGACGCTAGGCAGCGTCGGTATCCCTCAAGTCTTTGTGCAGACCGGCGCTGCTATTCGTATGCGCCCGATCCCGAGCGCCGACACTTCGATCTACTTGAATTACTACAGGTCGCTCCCTGACCTCGTGTTGGATGAAGACCAGAACCTATGGTCGTCAGCAGCAGTCGATTGCCTCATTTATGGGGCGGCTGAAGTAGCAGGGGATTACTATGAGGACGAGAGGCTCCAGCGGTACGCTGCTAAGTTTGAAGCCACCCTTGCTGAGCTGGAGAACCAGCAGACCCTTGAAGATTTCTCAGGCCCAATGCGCGTCCAGCCCGCCTATTCCTACCCATCGGAAGACAATTATTAA
- a CDS encoding SGNH/GDSL hydrolase family protein, whose amino-acid sequence MLASKTGQQIIVGDSINVGEGSGASGPGAFGLGNAANFRSAKAMADIYVAAGIPAFDKNYITGDFGVRAAGGNTILTYDTRVTSLGNGDMNVRDNGAAGAAYLHLGSTAATVTDTGIDGFVIDVAEYDSAPVITFKIDGAAPAFMSINGVTQPGGTMSYATNASATGPSRIIVRTSSVGSHTLQMTSSDYKHGIAVVYGINSTTSQINILTFAACGQRTTDQTGTTTIALPAMLKKETPGLVVLTSATNDMIQGAAKATWLAAVASLVATAQAAGASVLLEFPYAFSNVADATVSDWNASLKAYGVANNLSVLSHYDFYGPYSGMAPSLFWNAASGDTHPTAAFSAALAQRRVDAIRSM is encoded by the coding sequence ATGCTTGCCAGCAAAACCGGTCAGCAAATCATCGTCGGAGATAGCATCAACGTTGGCGAGGGTAGCGGTGCCTCTGGTCCCGGTGCGTTCGGACTTGGCAACGCGGCAAATTTCCGCAGCGCCAAAGCGATGGCGGACATTTACGTTGCGGCGGGCATTCCGGCCTTCGACAAGAACTACATCACTGGCGACTTCGGAGTTCGCGCCGCCGGCGGCAATACGATTCTAACATATGATACCCGCGTAACGTCTTTGGGTAACGGCGACATGAACGTCAGGGATAATGGAGCGGCTGGCGCGGCTTATCTCCATCTCGGATCAACCGCCGCGACCGTTACTGATACTGGCATTGATGGCTTCGTTATCGATGTTGCTGAGTATGACAGCGCACCGGTCATCACTTTTAAAATCGACGGCGCGGCTCCCGCATTCATGTCCATTAACGGCGTTACGCAGCCGGGCGGCACGATGAGTTATGCGACCAACGCTTCGGCAACTGGTCCATCGCGGATCATCGTCAGGACGAGTAGCGTTGGTTCACATACGTTGCAGATGACATCGTCCGATTATAAACACGGTATCGCAGTCGTTTACGGGATCAATTCGACGACAAGCCAGATCAATATCCTTACTTTTGCAGCCTGTGGTCAGAGAACTACGGACCAAACGGGAACCACAACAATCGCCCTCCCGGCAATGTTGAAAAAGGAAACACCGGGGCTAGTTGTTCTGACATCGGCCACGAATGACATGATACAAGGCGCCGCGAAAGCTACGTGGTTGGCAGCGGTGGCATCCCTCGTCGCGACGGCTCAGGCAGCAGGGGCTAGCGTTCTGCTAGAGTTCCCTTACGCGTTCAGCAACGTAGCGGACGCTACAGTGTCCGATTGGAACGCATCGTTGAAAGCATACGGTGTCGCCAACAACCTCTCGGTTCTCAGTCACTACGACTTCTACGGCCCGTACTCAGGGATGGCCCCTTCGTTGTTCTGGAACGCAGCCAGCGGTGACACTCACCCAACAGCCGCATTTAGTGCTGCGTTGGCTCAGCGCCGGGTCGATGCAATTAGATCCATGTAA
- a CDS encoding MarR family winged helix-turn-helix transcriptional regulator produces MTNETTDAQLNRPVTQLAAAIDVFREVTSTMSLAQLKAFLVVATNEGKSLGELTLIAGGKTSTMSRYLLDFSDKVKNGGDGYGLISRTSDPAELRRNVYSLTPRGRAMMDKVLKILGTGK; encoded by the coding sequence ATGACTAACGAGACGACCGACGCGCAACTGAACCGCCCTGTCACCCAACTGGCAGCGGCAATCGACGTGTTCCGTGAGGTCACATCAACGATGTCCTTGGCTCAGCTTAAAGCGTTCCTTGTCGTCGCGACCAACGAAGGTAAGAGCCTCGGGGAACTCACGCTCATAGCGGGCGGAAAGACATCCACGATGTCCCGCTACCTTCTCGATTTCAGTGACAAGGTTAAGAACGGAGGAGATGGCTATGGTCTTATAAGCCGCACATCTGACCCTGCGGAGCTTAGGCGTAACGTCTACAGTCTCACGCCAAGGGGTCGTGCAATGATGGACAAGGTTCTCAAGATACTAGGCACAGGAAAATAA
- a CDS encoding tyrosine-type recombinase/integrase, giving the protein MAIYPDKKAGVLTGRFAVEVQKGAQRLRGRKDTLAEAKILEAEFRLALDSGAAPTSKRKFTAKASRPDTLSEAIKRADGILWSGKTSEDTAFQQLRAIMGIIGDRKLDAIGPSEIDDLVIELSKGRTGATINRYLSTLSVFLKWCLKREYRTFPVPSMDWQDEDEGRIRWIGHNEEGALLGALRGTVADVVRVAIATGMRRSEILTLKPDQLKPNWVHLWKTKNGSARSVPISPKTYAEIASLLKLGMPSASKLRYEWQLAREAMGLMGDKDFVFHCCRHTCATRLVQANVNLRVVQTFLGHKTIQTTLRYAHLNDHSLTDALSIMQTFHENSQSVHT; this is encoded by the coding sequence ATGGCTATCTATCCCGACAAGAAGGCAGGGGTCCTTACAGGGCGCTTTGCCGTAGAGGTCCAGAAGGGCGCTCAGAGGCTCAGGGGACGCAAGGATACACTTGCTGAGGCAAAGATACTCGAAGCTGAGTTCCGTCTCGCCTTGGACTCCGGGGCGGCTCCTACATCCAAGCGTAAGTTCACCGCCAAGGCATCACGTCCCGACACGCTATCGGAAGCCATCAAGCGGGCAGACGGTATCCTATGGAGCGGTAAGACATCCGAAGACACCGCCTTCCAGCAACTCAGAGCAATCATGGGTATCATCGGTGACCGCAAGCTCGATGCCATCGGCCCCAGTGAGATAGACGATCTGGTGATTGAGCTAAGTAAGGGTAGGACAGGGGCTACCATCAATCGGTATCTCTCGACGCTCAGTGTTTTTCTCAAGTGGTGCCTCAAGCGTGAGTACCGGACGTTCCCCGTGCCTTCGATGGATTGGCAGGACGAAGACGAAGGTCGCATCCGGTGGATTGGTCATAACGAGGAAGGCGCTTTGCTAGGAGCTTTGCGCGGTACGGTGGCTGATGTCGTCCGGGTCGCCATTGCTACAGGTATGCGCAGGTCTGAGATACTCACGCTCAAGCCCGATCAGCTCAAACCTAACTGGGTGCACCTGTGGAAGACAAAGAACGGCTCAGCCCGCTCGGTGCCTATCAGCCCTAAGACTTACGCTGAGATCGCATCGCTACTTAAGCTCGGAATGCCCTCAGCCTCCAAGCTGCGGTACGAGTGGCAGCTCGCCCGTGAGGCGATGGGTCTGATGGGCGATAAGGACTTCGTGTTCCATTGTTGCCGTCATACGTGTGCTACCCGTCTCGTGCAGGCTAACGTCAACCTTAGGGTCGTGCAGACTTTCCTAGGTCACAAGACGATACAGACGACCCTGCGTTACGCTCACCTTAACGATCATAGCCTGACTGACGCTCTTTCTATTATGCAAACATTCCACGAAAATAGCCAATCAGTACACACATAA
- the tig gene encoding trigger factor — translation MQIAETLNEGLKRAFTLTITAKDIDALVDAEVTKVAPQMKMPGFRPGKVPANLVRKMHGPALQQEALNTAIQNGVSKLVADNKFRPAMQPSVALADGYEPGKDAAITVELEILPDVPAPVIDGIKLERLTVEVDEALVDEQVDQLLGQQKSFEDAPKKHVAATGDLVIMDYLGKVDGEPFDGGKGEGMSVEIGTGRLIPGFEDQLVGVKAGDEKQINVTFPEEYNVEYLKGKPATFDLKITDVRVAKAAVADEDFAKSLGLESLEQLRGLLKGQIEQEHNGLTRTHMKRKLLDTLAGSHDFEVPPSMVEAEFQQIWSQLEHEASHEADKEAALAEMEGDREEYRRIAERRVRLGLLLSEIGQANGVDITQAEMNRLVAQAAQQYPQAQRERFMQYVQQEPMAAAQLRAPLYEDKVVDLLFAKAEITDRVVARAELEAEIEAEDGATGHVHGPDCGHDHGHDEKPKAKKAAAPKKAKAAEADVAEVVAEPVAKKAPAKKAAAQKAEAVAEEAPAKPKAAKKPAAKKA, via the coding sequence ATGCAGATTGCCGAGACGCTGAACGAAGGCCTGAAACGCGCCTTCACGTTGACCATCACCGCCAAGGATATCGACGCACTCGTCGATGCCGAAGTGACCAAGGTCGCGCCGCAGATGAAAATGCCCGGCTTTCGCCCAGGCAAGGTTCCGGCGAATCTCGTCCGCAAGATGCACGGCCCTGCGCTTCAGCAGGAAGCATTGAACACCGCTATCCAGAACGGCGTGTCGAAGCTGGTTGCCGACAACAAGTTCCGCCCTGCGATGCAGCCTTCGGTGGCGCTCGCGGACGGTTATGAACCCGGCAAGGACGCCGCGATCACAGTCGAGCTGGAAATCCTGCCCGATGTTCCTGCGCCCGTTATCGACGGTATCAAGCTCGAGCGTCTGACGGTCGAGGTCGATGAGGCTTTGGTCGATGAGCAGGTCGATCAGTTGCTCGGCCAGCAGAAGTCGTTTGAAGACGCGCCAAAGAAGCACGTTGCGGCGACCGGCGATCTGGTCATCATGGACTATCTCGGCAAGGTCGACGGCGAGCCGTTCGATGGTGGCAAGGGCGAAGGCATGTCGGTCGAGATCGGCACCGGTCGTTTGATCCCCGGTTTCGAAGATCAGTTGGTCGGCGTGAAAGCTGGCGACGAAAAGCAGATCAACGTCACTTTTCCAGAAGAATATAACGTCGAATACCTCAAGGGAAAGCCCGCAACGTTCGACCTGAAGATCACCGACGTGCGTGTAGCCAAAGCTGCGGTTGCCGACGAAGATTTCGCCAAGTCGCTGGGTCTTGAAAGCCTGGAGCAACTGCGCGGCCTGCTGAAAGGGCAGATCGAGCAGGAACATAACGGCCTGACGCGCACGCATATGAAGCGCAAATTGCTTGATACGCTGGCCGGTTCGCATGATTTCGAAGTGCCGCCGTCGATGGTCGAAGCTGAATTCCAGCAGATCTGGTCGCAGCTTGAGCATGAAGCGAGCCATGAGGCCGACAAGGAAGCCGCTCTCGCCGAGATGGAGGGAGACCGTGAGGAATACCGCCGGATCGCCGAGCGTCGCGTCCGTCTGGGCCTGTTGCTGTCCGAAATCGGTCAGGCGAACGGCGTGGACATCACTCAGGCCGAAATGAACCGTTTGGTTGCTCAGGCCGCTCAGCAGTACCCACAGGCGCAGCGCGAGCGTTTCATGCAGTATGTTCAGCAGGAGCCGATGGCTGCTGCTCAGCTTCGTGCACCGTTGTATGAGGACAAGGTCGTTGACCTGTTGTTCGCCAAGGCGGAAATCACCGACCGCGTTGTTGCACGCGCCGAGCTGGAAGCCGAGATCGAAGCCGAGGACGGCGCGACGGGTCATGTGCATGGGCCGGATTGCGGACATGATCATGGGCATGACGAAAAGCCCAAGGCCAAGAAGGCTGCGGCTCCGAAAAAGGCAAAAGCTGCTGAGGCTGATGTAGCTGAGGTTGTTGCCGAGCCGGTTGCAAAGAAAGCTCCGGCAAAGAAGGCTGCGGCTCAAAAGGCTGAAGCTGTAGCCGAAGAAGCGCCTGCCAAACCAAAAGCAGCAAAAAAACCGGCTGCAAAGAAAGCTTAA
- a CDS encoding glycosyltransferase family 2 protein has protein sequence MALSPQVRIAVLLPCYNEEAAIAQTVAGFAEALPTATIYVFDNNSSDRTCDVARAAGAIVRTERMQGKGNVVRRMFADVEADIYVMADGDATYEAAAAPAMVAQMLDERLDMIVGARKSEIEEAYRRGHRFGNAMLTTMLALSFGRSFSDILSGYRVFSRRFVKTFPVLSAGFEIETEISVHALELRMPVAEVVTAYAARPVGSVSKLNTYADGWRILKTIAMLFRFERPLLFFSAVGTLLALLALLLAIPLIITFAQTGLVPRFPTAILVTGLMILAALNGFCGLILDTVVRGRREVRRLAYLAHPAPGG, from the coding sequence ATGGCGCTTTCGCCGCAAGTCCGCATCGCCGTTCTACTCCCGTGTTATAACGAGGAAGCCGCGATCGCGCAGACCGTGGCGGGGTTTGCAGAGGCTTTGCCGACCGCGACCATTTATGTTTTCGACAATAATTCCAGCGACCGCACGTGTGATGTCGCGCGGGCAGCGGGTGCGATCGTCCGCACCGAACGGATGCAGGGCAAGGGTAATGTCGTCCGCCGCATGTTCGCAGACGTCGAAGCGGATATTTATGTCATGGCCGACGGGGACGCGACTTATGAAGCCGCCGCTGCTCCAGCGATGGTCGCACAAATGCTGGATGAGCGTCTCGACATGATCGTGGGCGCGCGGAAGTCCGAGATCGAAGAAGCGTATAGGCGCGGCCACCGGTTCGGCAATGCGATGCTGACCACAATGCTGGCGCTATCGTTCGGGCGGAGTTTCAGCGATATTTTGAGCGGTTACCGCGTTTTCTCACGACGCTTCGTAAAAACTTTTCCGGTGCTGTCGGCAGGGTTTGAAATCGAGACGGAAATCAGCGTTCATGCGCTGGAACTCCGTATGCCGGTCGCAGAGGTTGTCACGGCCTATGCCGCACGGCCTGTGGGGTCTGTGTCAAAACTGAACACCTATGCCGATGGCTGGCGTATCCTGAAGACGATTGCCATGCTGTTCCGGTTCGAACGGCCATTGTTGTTTTTCAGCGCGGTCGGGACTTTGCTCGCGCTGTTGGCGCTGCTGCTGGCGATCCCACTCATTATCACATTTGCGCAAACCGGACTGGTCCCGCGTTTTCCGACAGCGATTCTCGTGACCGGCCTGATGATACTTGCCGCGCTTAATGGCTTCTGCGGACTGATTCTGGACACCGTTGTTCGCGGTCGCAGGGAGGTTCGTCGACTGGCTTATCTGGCTCATCCCGCGCCGGGGGGTTGA
- a CDS encoding ATP-dependent Clp protease proteolytic subunit — protein sequence MSTPDHADIIGGLVPIVIEQSTRGERSFDIYSRLLRERIIFITGGVEDHMASVITAQLLFLESENPKKDIFMYINSPGGVVTAGLAIHDTMQYIRPKVGTVCIGQCASMGSFLLAAGEPGMRVALTNSRIMIHQPSGGAQGMASDIEIQAKEILRMRHRLNTLYAKYTGKTLEAIEKAMDRDNFLEADEAKAFGLIDEVFEKRPAVAEDA from the coding sequence ATGAGCACGCCCGACCACGCCGACATCATCGGTGGCCTCGTCCCCATCGTTATCGAACAATCGACTCGCGGCGAGCGCAGTTTCGACATTTACTCGCGTCTTTTGCGTGAGCGCATCATCTTCATCACCGGTGGCGTTGAAGATCATATGGCAAGCGTCATCACCGCGCAGTTGCTCTTTCTTGAGTCGGAAAACCCCAAGAAAGACATCTTTATGTATATCAACTCGCCGGGCGGTGTCGTTACGGCAGGCCTGGCGATCCACGATACGATGCAATATATCCGTCCAAAGGTCGGCACGGTTTGCATCGGACAGTGCGCTTCGATGGGTTCGTTCCTGCTGGCCGCTGGTGAGCCGGGAATGCGTGTTGCGCTGACCAACAGCCGCATCATGATCCATCAGCCATCTGGCGGCGCGCAGGGAATGGCTTCGGATATCGAGATCCAGGCCAAGGAAATCCTGCGTATGCGTCACCGGTTGAACACGCTGTATGCGAAATACACCGGCAAGACGCTCGAAGCGATCGAGAAGGCGATGGATCGCGACAATTTCCTCGAGGCGGACGAAGCAAAAGCTTTCGGCCTGATTGATGAAGTGTTCGAAAAACGACCTGCCGTGGCCGAAGACGCCTAA